In Moorella sp. Hama-1, a single genomic region encodes these proteins:
- a CDS encoding ABC transporter ATP-binding protein, protein MLQGDNMTAGQELVRLQGISKKYGGVQANQGVDLRVRRGSIHALVGENGAGKTTLMKILFGLETADAGVIYYAGQQVEITSPQQAMALGIGMVHQHFMLVPSLTVAENVVLGHEPRRRLGLDIQAARELVREISSRYGLAVDPEARVRDLSVGLQQRVEIIKALSEGAELLILDEPTAVLTPQETSELFQVLATMKGQGKTIIFISHKLKEVLAISDEITIMRAGKVVSTLNARDTNEAELARLMVGRPVLLRVEKGPANPQQPALEVRNLWVADRRGLPAVRGVSFDVRRGEILGIAGVQGNGQTELIEALSGLTRIEAGEALKDGKSLKGLTVAAIRRLGVAHIPEDRFRRGLCGQASILENMIGGHHQGPAFTRHGIINWEKAAKFTERLVKEYDIKIGSIYDPVKSLSGGNAQKLVAAREFNTDADLFLVSQPTRGVDIGAIEFIHKCLVAKRDAGCAILLVSADLQEVLSLSDRIIVMYEGEITAEVVPGTTSEEELGLYMSGARRMNLAKKAWGESA, encoded by the coding sequence ATGCTGCAGGGTGATAACATGACGGCAGGGCAAGAATTAGTGCGGCTGCAGGGAATAAGCAAGAAATATGGCGGTGTGCAGGCGAACCAGGGCGTAGATCTGCGCGTCCGCCGGGGCAGCATCCACGCCCTGGTGGGCGAAAACGGTGCTGGTAAGACGACGTTAATGAAGATTCTCTTCGGGCTCGAGACAGCGGACGCCGGTGTAATCTACTACGCTGGCCAACAGGTCGAAATCACAAGCCCGCAGCAGGCCATGGCTCTGGGCATCGGCATGGTGCATCAGCACTTCATGCTGGTGCCCTCCCTCACCGTGGCGGAAAATGTGGTCCTCGGTCATGAACCGCGGAGAAGGTTAGGTTTGGACATTCAGGCGGCGCGTGAACTGGTGCGGGAGATCTCCTCCCGCTATGGCCTGGCAGTGGACCCCGAGGCTAGAGTGCGGGACCTTTCGGTTGGCCTCCAGCAACGGGTAGAGATTATCAAGGCCTTATCGGAAGGGGCAGAACTGCTTATCCTGGATGAGCCCACAGCGGTACTGACACCGCAGGAGACATCAGAGCTATTTCAGGTATTAGCTACTATGAAGGGACAGGGGAAGACGATTATCTTCATCTCCCACAAACTCAAAGAGGTGCTGGCCATTTCCGATGAGATCACAATTATGCGCGCGGGCAAAGTGGTAAGCACCCTCAATGCCCGAGACACCAACGAGGCGGAGTTGGCCAGGCTGATGGTTGGTCGCCCCGTGCTCCTGCGGGTGGAGAAAGGACCGGCCAATCCCCAGCAGCCAGCCCTGGAGGTCAGAAATCTCTGGGTGGCTGACCGGCGCGGCTTACCGGCTGTTCGCGGCGTTTCTTTTGACGTTCGCCGCGGCGAGATATTGGGGATCGCCGGCGTACAGGGGAACGGCCAGACAGAGCTGATTGAAGCCTTGAGCGGACTTACCCGGATTGAGGCCGGCGAAGCGCTAAAAGATGGCAAATCCTTGAAGGGTCTTACTGTGGCTGCCATCCGCCGTTTGGGGGTGGCCCATATTCCGGAAGATCGTTTTCGCCGCGGTCTTTGCGGTCAGGCCTCTATCCTTGAGAATATGATTGGCGGGCATCATCAGGGGCCGGCCTTTACCCGTCATGGCATCATCAACTGGGAGAAAGCCGCCAAATTTACTGAACGGTTGGTTAAAGAGTATGATATCAAAATTGGTAGTATCTATGACCCGGTAAAATCCCTTTCGGGTGGTAATGCCCAGAAATTGGTGGCAGCCCGGGAGTTTAACACCGATGCTGACCTTTTCCTGGTCTCCCAACCGACCCGGGGGGTGGACATTGGGGCCATTGAGTTTATTCACAAGTGTTTGGTAGCCAAACGTGATGCCGGTTGTGCTATACTGCTGGTGTCGGCGGACTTACAAGAAGTCCTCTCTTTAAGCGATCGGATTATAGTTATGTATGAAGGTGAAATTACAGCCGAGGTCGTACCAGGCACCACCAGCGAAGAGGAACTGGGGCTCTATATGTCCGGCGCGCGGCGGATGAATTTAGCCAAGAAAGCGTGGGGTGAGAGTGCATAA
- a CDS encoding BMP family lipoprotein, translating into MFKKRKVISFGLVLVLAASLVLAGCGGNQNGATNSDQGQANQANGKKFRVAYVISGNLGDKSFFDSGMAGMERVQKELGAEIKVIQSVNSADWEPNLESAAQEGYDVVVAAASQMHDAVQNVAPKYPKVKFVYIDDVVKGDNIASITFAQNEGSFLAGALAAMMTTHTELPGINKEKIIGWVGGSDIAVLHDFLTGYEQGAKYIDPETKVLSSFAGSFNDPAKGKELTLAQYNQGADIVMNVASGTGVGILEAAKDAGKYAIGVDSDQDGIYPGHILTSMLKRVDNAVFDQVKLAMDGRWKAGHFEYGLQNNGVGLTDMKVMGDKIPQEVRQKLAEIKDKIAKGEIKVEHYANFKVGE; encoded by the coding sequence GTGTTCAAAAAAAGAAAGGTTATTTCATTCGGTTTGGTTCTTGTGCTGGCAGCAAGCCTGGTCTTAGCAGGATGCGGTGGGAACCAAAATGGGGCAACAAATAGCGATCAGGGACAGGCTAATCAGGCTAATGGAAAGAAGTTTAGGGTAGCCTATGTTATTTCTGGTAATCTGGGGGACAAATCATTCTTCGATTCCGGGATGGCTGGCATGGAACGCGTGCAGAAAGAGCTGGGTGCTGAGATTAAGGTGATCCAATCGGTCAATAGTGCTGATTGGGAACCCAACCTCGAATCAGCCGCTCAGGAGGGTTATGACGTAGTGGTGGCTGCGGCCTCCCAAATGCACGATGCTGTACAAAATGTGGCCCCCAAGTATCCCAAGGTTAAATTTGTCTACATCGACGATGTTGTAAAGGGCGACAATATAGCTTCCATTACCTTTGCCCAAAATGAAGGTTCCTTCCTGGCTGGGGCGCTGGCAGCCATGATGACCACCCACACCGAACTTCCCGGTATTAATAAAGAAAAGATTATCGGCTGGGTAGGCGGCTCCGATATCGCCGTACTGCACGACTTTCTGACAGGTTACGAGCAGGGAGCCAAATATATTGACCCAGAAACAAAAGTGCTTTCTTCCTTTGCCGGTTCCTTCAATGACCCGGCTAAGGGTAAGGAACTCACCCTGGCCCAGTACAACCAGGGTGCAGATATTGTCATGAATGTGGCCAGCGGCACAGGAGTAGGTATCCTGGAGGCGGCTAAAGATGCCGGTAAATACGCTATTGGTGTTGATTCAGACCAGGACGGCATTTACCCCGGCCATATCCTTACAAGCATGTTAAAGCGGGTGGATAACGCCGTGTTTGACCAGGTGAAGTTAGCCATGGATGGCCGGTGGAAGGCCGGGCATTTCGAGTACGGTCTCCAGAACAACGGCGTGGGTCTAACGGATATGAAGGTAATGGGCGACAAAATTCCCCAGGAAGTCCGCCAGAAATTGGCCGAGATTAAGGACAAGATCGCCAAGGGTGAGATCAAGGTTGAACACTATGCCAACTTCAAGGTCGGCGAGTAA